Part of the Misgurnus anguillicaudatus chromosome 25, ASM2758022v2, whole genome shotgun sequence genome, TCATCACTTCAAGTTACTAAAGCCAttttaacacaataaattatgaAAAACCACATGGAAAATGTGTCTGGTATTTGTCCCAGGATCGTTTGAAACCCCGGATTCACACTGTCAGTGATTCGGTTCAAAATCTGAACGATAGCTTTGTTTTTGTGTCGACACGTCCTCACTACGATACATCTCTTATGGCATTGTTGCTGCCTTTTGTTCACGCAGGATGCATTGTGGAAATGTTacagcaatgttactaggtccccaTCCTGGGAGGACATGTTTACCTTCACACAAAAGGCACTTTTATGCTAATTTTCAGGATGACTGTGCTGTGTGAAAGAGGTTTAAAACTCATTACAaatcctttaaatgtaaaaaagaagaTTTACTCTTACTTAGATTGTGTTTAACTGCAGATGCTAAATGTTACTGTATTGAACCTCGATATACTAATTCATACAAAGTGAGTACCTTTACCCAGCATTGTGTATAAAGTTACAGCTGTAAAATACTCAATTGTGACATATTGCTGCATTTAGGGATTTTGGTTTTGGCAGGTTTTCAGCAGCCTTCATTCTAGAAAGATACTTTGAATGCTAtgaagtacttgtactttttcCCAGCATttgatataaatactgtataatgCTATATAATGAGCACATTTGGATACTCTTTTCTTACATGAAGACATTCTATTGTTTATAACATTCTGGCCATTTTCCCAAGTAATACATTTCATCTAAAAGCACCCATCACTTTGTCCCAGTACTGGGTTGATGGATGGGTTAAGTTAGTTGCCTTGTACtatataaaatttaaatgtagCTCTAGAACTCTCAAAGTTAAAGATTGCTGTAGTCCGTGTGGCTTGGAAATGTGTTGGGAAATGATGTACGCCAAACTGTGTGTGGGTTATATTTTTCCCTCTGGTTAAACTTGTTCAGTGCTCGACAGAGCAACTTTATATTTATGTACTGTAACTAAGAAAGGGCAGCGTCTGAAaagttttaataatttttaaaaggctGTACATTTTTACCATCACAAATGAATTATTTTACAACCAAATTGAATCCAGAAAGTAGTTTAAAACCTTCAAAGAGACACTTAATCCTTTACTCTGtaaatcagctgtgtgctttcCTATTTTGTTACAGTAGTAATTGCTCTATAAATTCAGAGCCTTGTACTTTTAAACTAAGTGTTATTCCACATGCTACACAAGTCTAACAACAAATGTTTCATTTACTAGTGAAATGTGTGCAGGAAATATAATcgaatttcagatttttttatatgtgcCCCCACCATCCCGAGCAATTCAATTGCCATGAGCTCCACGTGAGCATGGATGTAATGATTTATGTTAAATAATCCAGCATCTTATGATTTAATGCAAGCAAGAAAATCTTTTGTAAATAGTTTACATCAATGTCTCAAAAATTTCATTTGATTAGagaatttaatatttattttcattgacatacttttggtttaaaaatgttCCTCATCCTTTATCATTTTGGGGTATAAatggaaataataataatcacagaCGTTTGAAGTGATCTCAGTTTTATGGACCCCACTGTTTGTCAGTCACACATCCTCTCATACAGTGACACGACTGTGTGAAAAAGTCTACCTGACATCCCTCACGTTCAAGATAGGAGGTTGAGACGGAAATTTAACACGTGTATGTATAGCTTGGGCATGGCTATTGATATGAATGAACTATTGGTCAGTGTCAATAAATTCATTAGTGATGAGCTACCACCTAATAACCGTAtactgttattatataatttatgtATTCTGATCTGGAGAGGAAAAGTTTTACGCGACACAGCAGACGCGACATCATTCagcattattaatattataacgGACTCTTACCTGGTGAAGTATCCTTGTTTATCTCCATGCCCTGAGAATAATGAACAGAAAACATCAGCGTGAAAATAAAAGCGCGGAAACACTGCGTGGACTCCATCACTGCCTCAGCTCCCGAGAAACGAACAACTGTGTAAAATTATTGCGTCACTGATGGTCAGTGCGCAACGTCCGAGCAGCACGGGGGCCAATAAAAAAGTCAATTTTCAGAGATCACCAACGTGAAGTCGTGCGTCTATAATATAGTCTAACTGttaataaatgtgttaaatatttCCTCAGGAACAAGCTGAGTTGTTACAGTGCCCTCGATCAGTGACAGGAGTGCGTGTGATTGAACAAGTACAGCTGTGTTCGAGCGCACTCCTCCGCCTTCTCACTTGCCCTTCCTCCAGTCACAGTGCTCAAACTCAAATAATAAAGCCCCCCTGCACCGCCCTCATTTACACCCCACTCAGAATAACACCATTATACGAAACTTTATAACCAGGCATCACGATGAATTTTACTGTAACTGAAAGACCCATGCATATTCTGAGGATCGGACCTCTTTAATTGTCTCAGACtgctattaaagggatagttcacccaaaaatgaaaattctgtcatcgttttcTCCCTCtcattatataataaaaaattctgATGAAAAAGaaggaatacattttgtaaccaaaccgatcatgagccccatttactttcaACGGTCGAAAAAAAGaatatgaaagtgaatggggctcatgaacggtttggttaccaacattcctcaaaatattccttcctttgtgtttatcaaaacaaataaaatatacaggtttgtaacaacatgatagtgagtaaatgatgtcagaattgtcatttttgggtgaaaaaaattaaattttcattCGGATTACTTTCAAGTTTTCTGCTGACTACATGACTAAGACAgtgaatgaatacattttttatcattaaacacacaaatatgtGGTTTCCTATACCCATGTACCCTATTACAAAACCCTTATCTGAGAATATCCTTaagaaaataattaatttaaaaatgcaaaaaaagttaTCATTTATGGATATAATTAGTCTGTAGTAATTAACAATTACTGTAGCAAGAATCTAATAGTAAGAATCTAAGACTTTTTGTGTATAAAAATAAGATACGCTTGGTGAAATGGTATTTCCCAAATTTATATTGAAAAGTGGCATAAGGCATATTACAAGATTCTGGGAAATTTTCAAAGTACTATATAAATGtgatatattatttaaaaatcacaagtttatatatatatatatatatatatatatatatatatatatatatatatatatatatatatatatatatatatatatatatatatatataaaattgtggacacacttgactaaaatgatcttaaaaatttaagccgaaggtgtatggttaaatgcttACAATTACTTTTGTaaacaaatatacctgtgccaaacagataattttttgttattaaaaaaacttacattatattaaaatattattttaaaatattattttacactGAATATGAAGGAAAAAGCTATcaataagagcccagattaaatatgaactctttctatactctttaaaattcatcctaaattgaaaattttagaagcttcttaaaaaaatgacacacaTACAGTTCAAcaatttctaggcaaagggtgacagcatttcaaataataaaatattaaaaagttttggtttattttggatgcttttagtcaccaatATAATTTCCAAAGTTCCATTTGTGTATTGgatgagtttattattattattattatgttatatttaataatgtataaataaagaacgagtgagtgtgtccaaacttttggcctgtactatatatatatatatatatatttcaaagaAACTTTTAGGTGAAAAAGGTTTCTCACATTAGTCTTCATCCACTGCACTGCAAAGAACCACTTTGAGAACCATTTTTGGACTACATTTGTGCACTACAAATATATTTCCGcaatactttcaaaataaagACCCTCAGAGCATTGTAAACGATATAGTTGCTATAGAATTTATGCtttttaatatgctttcaaGCTTTCAGACATATGGCGTTGTTTCACACAGTTGTATAATGAGGTAATCTGGTTCATGTCTAAGACTCTTAGGAGTCTCTGATTAATGTCACTGAGGCCAacatacacatttttatagatTTCAAAGTCTTACTCCTGCGTATGAGCAGTACAATTTCTCAAAACATGGTCAACAAAGATCTTCCACTCCCTGTAGCCCATAAATAATGTCTTGTCATTGACTTTCTCACTGGAGGTTAAAAACATTCTGTGCAGATATAAATAATACCAGAAAAGATAAATGATAGCAAACTGTCCTTTCAATATGTCCCATGACACTTTATGGGTTTCTGAGAGAGTGGGGTTAATTTTGACACAACGTTGGGGGGATGGAGGTGCCGGGGGGCTAAACCATCAACAGCTGAACTCACTTGTGATTTCTCATTACACAGTGAGAAACATGTTAACCTTGCAAGCTTCTGCCACATCTGCTCCTGGTTAGTCAGATGAGGGACAGTACAGATGTGAACATGCATGTTCAATTTACAAGCATCGTCTGTGGGCACTGGGCCGTTAAAGAATTATTTTACAGctttataaagagaaactttcACAGAAGTGAAACAGCGTTGTTAATGCATATCTTCATTGTTTGAAGCaaaagaacaaacaaaaaaaaaattaatgttatgaCTTCCTCTTAAAAATAGAAATTAAGAACCCAGTTTACGACCATTAAATCCATAAGTTTTGACttttcatgttgtttcaaattaTCTTAGGAAAGAGCGACTTATTACCAAGGGAAGTGAAAGTGCATTGGGTAGGAAAACACACCCTAAAGTCTTATAAACTGTATACTTTAGCAATGAACTGATTGTAACCAAAGCTGTAGACTGACGTGCACCTCTCCAGAAATTTAACTGTATTGTGTTTCTGATGATAACAGCTGTAATTGCTCTTTGTGCTCTTAATCTTTGTAATCAGAGACCCTACCAGAGATCATTGCTGCTTGGGAAAGATTACAACTGAACctgcatattattttttatcgcTTAAGTATGGTTTGGGCAATGCCACTTTCTGTATTGGAGTTTCACTCTTTCTCGACACGCTAGTTTACTTTCATGCATTTCAAATTGTAGTCTAGTTATGGTATCGAAACATGTATTGCCTTGTGACCTATACAACGTGAACTGTGTTGTGAGGTAACCCCCAGAATGATAAAAATGCCACAATCAGTGCACCACCGTCTCTGGTGATATGGTTGTGTGCTTGCAGAATTATATATACACGATAAATGCAAATCGATAGGTAGATCACCAAGTAGAGCATATGGCATACACTGATGCATAACAGGACCTGCAGATAGTTAAGTTAATGACAAACAATAGCAAAACAATAAAGGGTCATTTATTTTACCCCCATAATATCACCTAAGGGATTACGTTCAAAGAGAACAAGAAGAGGTCTTAATACCGAACCTTGTGGCACTCAATGCTTTACCTTAGTATtgacaattgtttaattttacaAACATCAGTTCAATGTGGCATTGGTTGGAgatcagcaaatgcaaacataaTTCTTCAGCCTGCTCAGTAGTATCAGTAAAGACATGGAAGTAAGATCAGATGATGATGGTCATTCGTAACAATACTTTATTATTACCATTTGGATGTAATAAAGAACATAGAACAATTACATTTGAAATGGTCTCTTGGAAAAGGAATATATTAGTGTCTATTCCAGAcaattatcttttaaaaacaaatttgatATCTAAAAAAGTTGAAAACCTGACGTGTTCCCTGTTCTAATGTACTCGAAAGGCAAATTCATTAGTTTTAGAAGACAGCTCCCTGCAGGCATTAAAACCCGTCATGAATCTCTCTTTAAAACTgtcatttcttttttatttccatCTGACAAACTCTGACAGGCACTCTGAATCTTGATGAAGAGGAAAGAACCGGGCAATAAATGAATCTGGATTAAACATTATAACAGAGCTTGGGACCATTTGTCTTCAGTCTCAATGTAATACAATAAAAGTATAGCCCACCTAGTTTTTCCACAAGTAGAGGGAGAAAACCCGAAAACATACCATATTCGCTATTTTGTGGTGCTGACTGCTCTGCCAAATGGTTTTCCGATCACAATAATGAGTCATTCATCCAAATTCCCATTTTCTCATAGACCCGATGATGCTACTGTGTAATTACTTTCAACATCAgctttcttattttttgtcaaatgtATGTCTTTTATCATGCCACTTGTGTTAATTACAAGCTGGCATCTATAGAGGTCCACTGCCTCCTTGATAAACCATCCGCTGTTGACCTGACCACTTGATTTCTATATCTGTCATCAGTTTTGAGTGAGGTTAGAGGCTTGGAAGACAGGGAATTGCAAAGACAAAATCACAAAGCGAACTTGACCACCAGAGAAAGTCTATCCGTCACATTATCCATCACAAAGTATCCACTTAGAACCCATCATTCATATGGGTGGTACAGCATGCAATATATGCATCCTCAATGGCGCCATCTGCAATGCTCAAAAAGCCAGATAACTGTGGGACAGACTGTTCTAGTCATGTACATTTTTAGTAAGAGGCAAAAAACACATGTGAGTCCATTTGCCACGTAACCACGGCCATGGTAACTTTTCTGAATTGaattaaagggatggttcacacAGAGTGGGAAAAAAAGGGAAATTAAACAGAAGTTTCAAGGTTTTCTAAATACTATGTGCAAATGTGCAGCAGTCTCTATGGCTTGTTTACTACAAATCTTCTAAAGCTATATGATAGTGAGATGTGCTTCTGTCCaatgtgctcctgtatagcttagtggtagagcattgcactCGTAAATGTGCAAAGCTAAACAATTTCAAATCTCCGCCTTAAAACAttaatgcctaattaatgtcatagacataCAAAAGGGCACCTGACAACATCCAAATCCTTTACGTGtggcaagaatggcttatatttcaaAAAATCTGCTGCACtcggacaagcaaaagcacATATGTCTCTTTAAACCCTGGCGTGGTGCTAAGCACGTTTTAAGAccgtttttataaatatgaacgTTGCCGTAGATTTTTGCGTACGCACACCCTACGATGGAATCTTTGCATGCTTGATAAAAGAGGCCAGTATTGATGCCAAACTGcataacattataaacattataaattatatttgagAGCTATAACTTCAGTCATACAAACCACTTTTTGGTTATTGTGCCTTTTTGTCCTATTAGAAGCTTGACAGCATGTGGTCACTTTAAAAATGTGGCCACAGTTTAATTGTAAACAGCAGCATGCTGCTAAATTTATCTGTTTGAGTTCAAAACTAAAAAGTTATATTATGATGTTTAAATGAACAAATTTTCAGGGACATCTTTGCTTCAAGAAACCTTCAGTACAAGATGTAACCACAGAATGGCGCCATAATCTTGGCCAATGTCATGGTTAGACCTGAGATGGCTCAAAGGTGGAGCTCCACTGGACATCTTTAGTTGTCCTCTTGGGAGATTTCTCCTCAGCTTAATTATACAGGATGAGCTTTATAAGCAGTCTCTCATTAGAGTAATACAAAACGGGATCATTAGACAGGCCAGGCTAAAATAAGATGGGCGGATGTATTTATACACCCTGACCATCATTATATTCAGGACGGAGTCAAGGCCGGATCTTACATGGAATGCGCATTATAAGCAAGATTTAGTGGTCAGCTATGCAGTACAGAGAAATATGTGGGTAGCATGTTATTTTGTGGAGGAGACCAAGTGAAAAGTCTCACAGCAGTATCTCCAAACAATAACTCAGCCAGAGTGGATATCTAAACATTGCAGTTTCCAGCTGTACAGTATATTGAGAGCCAGTTCTTAACGTCCCATCTCACTGTGAAGTGTATCTCCCAGCTTTGTTTGCACAGATGTTTGTTAGACCTCTGTTTGGCTGTGTGGTCTTCACACACTGATACAGGAAATTACATTTGTTGGGCCTTGTAGCTTGAATAAGTAAGCAGTGATGTCTTTATTTGCCGATCACACCAGCATTCTTACACATCTTTCAAACAAAGCTGTCAGAGGGTCTGATCAAATAATATGAATTGCACCCAGTTAAGAAAGCACACACTATTGTACTTACGTGCACCTCAGCTGAACCCTACACTGGGAGGGGGcaccctttcaaaaaatataccTTTGTTTGCaactaaagagttcatattagtatcagaggtacatactggtaccaaagagtgcatattagtaccacaAGGGTATGTACTAGGACCTTTATAATAGGTGCTGCCCCAGTGATAGCTTGGgactttttatgtttttgacaGTGCATACTGTAAATCAAGGTTAAATTAAACAGGGTCTGGGTCTGAGGTAACGTGAAACTCTCCTATAATGAGTACAGGAGGCTCCTGGTATTTGATAATCAGCTAGAAAAGATGTCATATTTAGtaagataaaatataaatatgttaaaattatGAATTAAATTTTAAGATAAAGATCAGGGTAGTACGGTATTTGACTGCaacacacattttatcataCCTAGACTGTAACATTACATTGCCTTTTGTGCCTTAATGAGGTttgccatgaaggatatttTTCTTGGATCAACATTGTTTGTCCTCAAACAACATTCCTATCAACCAGATTTAGTGAATTGGAAATGCTCGGGCTGGGGGCCTGAAAAACCTTGTTATTAACTTATCATTTCCTTTAGATTTTAGGGGTAAATAATGGTTAGTCTTAGGACAGGGTGTGGGATATGGTTAGGACTGTGAAGGAATAACAGAAATTgaaccaacataaacaaaacCAGAAGGAAGCAAGTACGTATTAACCAAACCATAGTCAGTAGCATACATAAGGATTGGCTCTTAATCTCACGCTGATCACAGCTTTTAAGATTTGAGTCCAGTCCAGTGATGAGTAGTTTATATACATGGTTCAACGTCAAACCACCCAACTCAAATCAAGCATGTGTACAATTTTTGTCTTAATATCTAAGCCGTTCAAACAGTTATGGAAAGGAATAAGACCTATAAATATCTCTGTACACTACCTAATTTTACGTTCACACTCAATATACGAATACAAATGCTTAAGAAGTTGCCCTTGGGTGCAGGTTagcaagaatgtttttcttttcttcccAAATCTCCTATTCTAGTATGCTTATAATTACCAAAGACAAATGTTCAAACCGTACAACCTGGGTCATTTCACATGATTACATACCAGCCTTGACATAGTTCTAGCATTTCTTTTGGCAAACTCCTTTAGCCAGTAAGTAAACACACATTACCAAATACCAAAAAAGTACATGGTTACATCAGTCTCTTCAAAGTCTTTTGTTGTTACTCTTAGCAGTTTGTGGTAAAGCACAGCAAAACTCGAATGCAAAGTCGCCTGAGCAATAGTTGCCAGTGTGTACTCAAACCAAGCCTTACCCATAGTTCACAAGGGCATTTTCTGGCAAAACATTACATCACCATCCTGCTTGGCAAATTGGTTTGGCTCTGTCTGTTCTTGTAATATTGAGGAAACCATGAAGCCAATTAGTCTGACTGACCAGTTTAATAACAAGACTACTACTACAGCTCTGatatttaatttgaataaacACTGCACATCCAGCAAATCATTTTAGGTCTAAAAAGCACATTTGTAAGTGAATATAAAACAATATCCCGTGCATTAGAGAAACATTGGCAATTTATTACACATTAAAGTGTTACAGACTGTCAGAAATACTTTATTGCATACAAACACTCCACCGTTATATTACAGTAAACTACCAGACTGCTGTGTATTCTTcttcaaacaaacagagacacATAATTATATCAATCTTAATAAACAGGCCagatttatattttgttttaaaccaATTCCATTAGAGAACAACAAATAACAATGAGCAAACATGGCATAAAATCCTCCTGCAGGACACATTAATAGAAAGAAATAATCTGAGAGATATGAATATCTATGCCCAGGAGAGCTGAATTCTCAACCAAACCATCTCTTTATTGCATTCATGATGAAAGTGTATTGCCTCAAATCTTTTCATTACACTAATGCGATGCTAAAAATCTTCATTTCAACACAAAGTAAAGTATTCACCCACAAGACATTTTCTTGGTTCTTGTTGTACATTGTAACTTAAATAGCAGTTGGTTAGCtacacaataataataaatatgaatgTATTAACAATACAAAAATCTGGAATTTATAGAATGTGACCTTAATAAATATATGCAGTGGATGAACTCGAGCATCAAAAAACGTGCCAAAATAAATAGCTTTAAAAACAGAACCAAGAGCAGTATCTTGAATAATACATTCGGTATAATAAGACATGATCAATATATGTGCATTCGTAAACGATCACATAGATGTTTTCActgcaagcattggtggtttgCAAACCTGAgtcataatatatataataaaatcattCAAGAGCTGAATAAAAATGTGTGTACACATATAGATCAACATTGCCCTCTGCTGGAAACTCTGAGTactattaaaggggtcatatgatgtgacttcatgttttcctttgtcTTTGGAGTGTTAAAAGCTATTTGTGCATATTTAAGATCCATAAAGTCTCAAACCCAAAGAGATATTCTTTCTAAAAGTGAAGGCCCTCCTAAAACGCCTCATTTAAACATGCCCATGCAAAAAAGGTGGTAACTTTTGTTGTGCATTTGGAGATAATATTCCAAATATTGTAAGGGGTGTAACATTTCCACCACCACACGCTTGaggtattcggccaatcacaacacaatggatagctggccaatcagaacaCATTGTGCTTTTCAACTTTGTAAAACTGACATGTTTCAGAAAGGCGCGacatagaggagcaacaataatgtaagGTATGTggaaaacacattgcattacaccaaacacacaaaataatgttatttttagcaAAGTCATATGACCCAATGCCAAAAAATTCTCATTTATTAGTTAAAAACAATATATGCAATTATGTTTCCTTAACCACTTGCACTTGTTTTAGCATTAAAGCTGATTTGGCGTTTTATAGTTTTTTAGGCATTTAGTACGGGTTTTACTGCATGATATACATTGTGCTACTTATCTTaactgtatatttaaatataaaatgtaaattcatCAAATGTATCATATGGCTTCTGAAGATTTGGAATATAGAGCATGAGTCATATGAactatgtttatataaaatatattatgctAAATATCTCTTTGTTTTCCACAGAAAAAGTCATATGGATTTGGAGCAACAtaatgctaaataaatatttcatttctacatttAGCAGAGGTAACTTGGGCATGTTAAATTTCTGGAAAAACTAGTCCTGTAAAATGtaatttgtgcatttatattataaCAGTATAACATgtataaaaattaaacaatacaCTTTAATCATTACACAAGAAAAATATCTACACTATGTTAACATGCATTGCATTTGATTTCACATTTGTACGATGcctaaaaatagtttttccttATTATCACCCATTTCCATAGCTCAAAACATCACGCCACCCTCTCGTTCCTCTGCAGAGCAGTTAGTTATTCGTTTCAAAAAACATGAAGTCCTGAAAATCAAAAGTACATCAAATATGTTATAACTATTGTAACACTTTACTGAGGTGTCTCACACATCATAAAAGCGTATTCTCTATTTTTTTATACTCACAATAAGGAAGCAGGTCCCGATCATCACTGCCTTCATTCTCACATCAAGATCCATTGGAAACTGTATCCCGAAGTTGTCAGAGTCCGTGAAGGCCTCTCGGAGAAGACCTGTCCACTGTTTGCTGATCTTCCCGATACTGACTTCATCCATAGTCAAGATCTTACAGTGGACAAAacaaattataaaatacataaaaacaccTTTAAATGATTGCTAATTCACTTCTAAAATATCATTATGCAAATAGTCAAACTCTGATCAATAGTTCCCCCTAGTGGGCATTCACAGACTAATCCAATCAGACAGTAGACAGCAACACAAAgacatacattttatttaagacCCAAATAAATCCATTAGCAACTACTCTATTTTATGTATGCTGCTAATCTGCTGCAAAATATTCATAATGCTACTACTTTTAAAGTTTAGCTTACAGAAACTAATAACTGTCTTAAATGTCAGACTAGTTATCCATCACATACTTTACAGTAGGGGCAGTATCCAGTACTAGGTCTTATTTATTTAGTGGCAAGAAAAGTATGTGACCTTTTTCGAATTTCatagtttttttataaagttgtcataaaatgtgatcttaTCTTTATCTAAGTCAAGGGTATAATAATatgtgtctaaaaataaaaataaaaaaattataaaacaaaacttcTGATCTTTTATGCCTCACCAACAAGAGCTTTTAGGGAAGCTACGATCAAGAACTGTTgctttacataaagctggaaagggtaACAAAGTTATTTCAGAATAAGACATTAGAAATTCACCAGTCTAAATGCAAACAGTCTACAAATGTAGACACTTTGAGACTGTTGTTACTCTACCAAGAAGTGGGCACCcagtcaaaatgacaccaagagcaCAACAAAGACTCATCAgtgaggtaaagaaacaacctTGAATGACAGCCAAAGATTTAAAGGCATCATTGGAACTTGCTAacatctctgttcatgagtctacaATACGTAAACACTGAACAAGCAGGGTATCCAAGGCAGGACATCCACGGCAGGACACCAATGCTACTAAAAAGTACATTGCTGCAAGCCTGAAGATTGCAAAAAAGCACATTGGCACTCCACAGCGGTATTGacaaaatgttttgtggacTAATGAAACCAAGATTGAACTATTTGGAAAAAACACAACGCTGCATCTGACGTAGAAAGGGCACGGCATATCATCATGAAAACTGTATCATCATCCCAACTgtaaagtatggtggaggaaACATCATGATTTGAATCTGCTTTTCTGCATCAGAGTCTGGCCAGCTTGCAATCATTGAGGGGAAGATGAAATCCCAAGTATTTCAGACAATTCTTCAGGATTATGTGATAATATCTGTACGTCGGCTGAAACTTTGTGGAAGATGTGTGATGCAACAAgaaaatgacccaaaacaccgaagcaagtccacaacagattggcttcagaaaaacaaaatctgtTTTTGGAGTGTCCAGACCTCAACCCAAAAGGGATGCAATGGATTGACTTGAAGAGGGTCATACACATGAGACGTCCAAAGAAAAtgacagagctaaagcagttctGCCAGGAAGAATGGTCTACAATTCCTCCTCAAACATGCACATCGTTGATCAACAGCTACAGGAAgcaatttgtttaagttattGCTGCCAAGGGGGTCATCCAGTTATTAATTCGAAGGGTTCACTTACTTTCTCCACTGTAATTTTGAATGTTGAATGAGTGtgttcaataaagacatgaaagatcgGAATATTTTGTGTAATCATTTTTTAGaaacattatgtttgtcaataccaggaagatcagatcacattttatgacaaatattttttttgacactgtatgttaagatatgtgaGTGCAAGCTGTTATCAGtcaagacagctcaaacattagccctgtccgggaaaccgccacaCAGTGATTGGGTAAAGATACCTCAAAGTCCACATCTGGTAGGCAGCTCCAGCCACAGAAAGGTCCCCGGAGCTTGAGAACAGGCTCTCTATCCTCATTCTCTATGGTGAATTTAGGAAGGAAAGGGTGCCACTGCTGCCGAACATAACCCACTGTGTTTCCTGGAGGA contains:
- the LOC129426409 gene encoding phospholipid scramblase 2 isoform X2 — translated: MSTWTRVPNTDQLLIKQKVELIEALVGFESNNKYEIRNSLGQNVFYAVEENDCLTRQCCGPLRSFTIRILDNFGHEVITVNRPLKCMSCFFPCCLQELEIQAPPGNTVGYVRQQWHPFLPKFTIENEDREPVLKLRGPFCGWSCLPDVDFEILTMDEVSIGKISKQWTGLLREAFTDSDNFGIQFPMDLDVRMKAVMIGTCFLIDFMFFETNN